Proteins encoded by one window of Engraulis encrasicolus isolate BLACKSEA-1 chromosome 23, IST_EnEncr_1.0, whole genome shotgun sequence:
- the LOC134439705 gene encoding uncharacterized protein K02A2.6-like encodes MAATIGTLVAYDHSSQSWEEYIEIIQHFFAANGINDANKQKSVLISAVGAETYSLMRNLVSPDKPGDRSFDELVKLMKDHYNPRPSEIVQRFRFNSRVRQPDESVSEFVAQLRKLAQDCNYGVSLSQMLRDRLVCGINDEHIQRRLLSESGLTFESALKSALALESAHKHTQDLQGKTACNSIREGGNPNVAFRPGEKKTGGEGKTCYRCNGSHDPSTCRFRQEKCHSCGKIGHIGRACRNARKQSDQKANKKERGRSSSNRAPSGSSHSHHVSVDSDDDETADAEQAFSMYSIKDRHSKVKPITVDMDVHGENVKFEVDTGCSITLMNESEFNAKWKNGKKPKMGETSLKLKTYTGEDIKVLGVADVKVNYQNQWNNLPLYVVSGTGPSLLGRSWLEQLKLNWAEIHNMKVAGGERLTVEQVLAHHEDVFKDELGTLKGVKATINIVPGAVPRYFRPRQIPFAMRPKVEAEISRLLKDEIITPVKHSDWACPVVPILKQDGSIRLCGDYKLTVNRVSLLEQYPIPKIEDLFTALAGGQQFSKLDMSHAYAQILMDEDSKKYLTVNTHKGLFAYNRLPFGVSSAPAIFQRTMEGLLQGIPMVAVYLDDILVTGLNAQDHLKNLNEVLGRLEEAGLRLKRSKCELLKDEVCYLGHKVNAQGLHPMKSKVKAISEAPAPSNVSELKAYLGLLNYYNRFLPNLSTLLAPMHQLLRKDEKWVWKTEQDEAFHKSKELLQSADVLVHYSADKELILACDASPYGVGAVLSHRMPDGAERPLGFMSRTLSSAEKRYSQLDKEGLAVIFGIQRFHKYLYGRKFTITTDHKPLITLFHEMKPVPHMLSPRIQRWSVLLRAYEYKIIYKPGKFHSNADGLSRLPVPSKQKEEETPERVLMLDQVDDIPINVAQVRKWTSKDVILSRVYSYILSGWPLVQDSELMPYYSRRMELNAQDGCILWGARTVIPPPGRTALLKALHQSHPGMCRMKALARSYMWWPQMDQEIEKKVSKCQKCQENRKAPPNAPLHPWEWPERPWLRIHVDYAGPFLGKMFLIIVDAHSKWLEVYPTNGSTTQTTIEKLRQCFAAQGLPQILVSDNGSCFTSSEFCHFMAQNGIQHITSAPFHPSSNGLAERAVQTFKEGMKKMEGGSIEARVSKFLFSYRITPQTTTGLSPAEMLMNRRLRSAFDLLKPDIKSKIEHKQMKQKENHDKTARLRRFGTGDAVYARNYGLGPKWIPATVESPTGPVSYTVILGNGQRMRRHVDQVRARHPESSLTVERTPELPEARSPDDEPETSSCQPETAPSPPGQVNLQGSAPGRPDSPAAPSAELRRSTRDRVSPRYLKDYVS; translated from the coding sequence ATGGCAGCGACCATTGGAACACTGGTGGCTTACGACCACAGCTCGCAAAGTTGGGAGGAATATATAGAAATCATACAGCATTTCTTTGCGGCAAACGGCattaatgatgcaaacaaacagaagtcTGTTCTCATTAGCGCGGTAGGCGCTGAAACATACAGCCTGATGCGAAATTTAGTAAGCCCAGATAAACCGGGAGACCGCTCATTCGATGAGCTGGTAAAGTTGATGAAAGACCATTATAACCCACGACCCAGCGAGATTGTGCAGCGTTTCCGATTCAACTCCCGTGTGAGGCAACCAGATGAGTCTGTGTCCGAGTTTGTTGCTCAACTTAGGAAGCTGGCACAGGACTGTAATTATGGGGTGTCATTGTCACAAATGCTGCGGGACCGACTAGTGTGTGGGATAAACGATGAACACATACAAAGACGTTTACTTTCCGAATCCGGCCTCACGTTTGAAAGTGCATTAAAATCCGCCCTAGCCCTGGaatctgcacacaaacacacgcaagatCTACAAGGAAAGACAGCGTGCAATAGCATACGAGAAGGGGGGAATCCCAACGTTGCATTCAGGCCAGGGGAAAAGAAAACAGGAGGGGAAGGAAAAACGTGTTACAGATGCAATGGCAGTCACGATCCCTCAACCTGCCGTTTCAGGCAAGAAAAATGCCATTCATGCGGAAAAATAGGCCACATTGGGCGGGCATGTCGCAATGCAAGAAAGCAAAGTGATCAGAAAGCAAATAAAAAGGAAAGGGGCCGCAGCAGCAGTAATAGGGCACCCAGTGGGAGTAGTCACTCACACCATGTCAGTGTCGATTCAGATGACGATGAAACAGCAGATGCAGAGCAAgctttttcaatgtacagtataaAGGACAGACATTCAAAAGTAAAACCAATTACAGTGGACATGGATGTTCATGGAGAAAATGTGAAATTTGAAGTTGACACTGGTTGTAGCATTACATTAATGAACGAGTCAGAATTCAATGCAAAGTGGAAAAATGGGAAAAAGCCCAAGATGGGGGAAACCAGTCTGAAATTAAAAACATATACAGGGGAAGACATAAAGGTGCTGGGAGTAGCCGATGTCAAGGTGAATTATCAAAACCAATGGAACAACTTGCCCCTCTACGTAGTGAGTGGCACTGGACCCAGTCTGCTGGGCCGAAGCTGGCTAGAACAGTTGAAGTTGAACTGGGCAGAAATTCACAACATGAAAGTAGCTGGGGGAGAAAGGCTGACCGTGGAGCAGGTGCTGGCACATCACGAAGATGTATTCAAAGATGAGTTGGGGACGTTAAAGGGTGTCAAAGCAACCATTAACATTGTGCCAGGTGCTGTACCAAGATACTTCAGGCCCAGGCAGATCCCTTTCGCCATGCGCCCCAAAGTGGAGGCCGAAATAAGCCGCCTCTTAAAGGACGAGATAATCACACCTGTCAAACACTCAGACTGGGCGTGTCCTGTTGTACCCATATTAAAGCAAGATGGGTCAATTAGGCTGTGCGGTGATTACAAACTCACCGTAAATCGAGTGTCCCTTCTAGAACAGTACCCAATCCCGAAAATTGAAGACCTGTTCACAGCCTTGGCGGGAGGCCAGCAGTTTTCAAAATTAGATATGAGCCACGCGTACGCCCAGATTCTGATGGATGAGGATTCTAAGAAATACCTCACAGTGAACACGCACAAGGGTCTTTTCGCATACAACCGCCTCCCTTTCGGCGTTTCCTCCGCTCCGGCCATTTTCCAAAGAACGATGGAGGGCTTACTGCAGGGCATACCAATGGTGGCTGTGTACCTGGATGACATTCTTGTCACGGGTCTAAATGCTCAAGAccatctcaagaacttgaatgaaGTGTTGGGACGCTTGGAGGAGGCAGGCTTGcgtctgaagaggtcaaaatgTGAGCTCCTGAAAGACGAAGTATGTTACTTAGGACACAAGGTGAATGCACAGGGTTTGCACCCAATGAAGTCCAAAGTCAAAGCAATCAGTGAGGCCCCGGCACCATCCAATGTCTCAGAGCTCAAAGCTTACCTAGGCCTGCTAAATTATTACAATCGATTTCTCCCAAATCTGTCCACACTGCTTGCCCCGATGCACCAGCTGCTTAGGAAAGATGAAAAATGGGTGTGGAAAACTGAGCAAGACGAAGCGTTCCATAAGTCCAAGGAACTCCTTCAGTCAGCTGATGTGCTAGTGCATTACTCTGCAGACAAGGAGCTAATTTTGGCATGTGATGCATCTCCTTACGGGGTGGGTGCTGTCTTATCACACAGGATGCCTGATGGGGCAGAGAGGCCGCTTGGGTTTATGTCAAGAACCCTTAGCTCCGCAGAGAAACGGTACTCTCAGTTAGACAAAGAGGGATTGGCTGTTATTTTCGGCATTCAAAGATTCCATAAGTACCTATATGGGCGGAAGTTTACGATCACAACCGATCATAAGCCTTTGATTACACTCTTCCATGAAATGAAACCTGTACCCCACATGCTCTCACCCAGAATCCAGAGATGGTCGGTTCTTCTCAGAGCCTACGAATACAAGATCATCTACAAGCCTGGGAAATTCCACAGCAATGCCGATGGGCTCAGCAGACTGCCGGTTCCATccaagcagaaggaggaggagacaccTGAGCGGGTGCTGATGTTGGATCAGGTGGATGATATACCCATCAATGTGGCCCAGGTCAGAAAATGGACGTCCAAAGATGTCATACTGTCCCGAGTCTATAGTTACATTCTGAGTGGGTGGCCACTGGTACAAGATTCAGAGCTCATGCCATACTACAGCAGGCGAATGGAGCTGAATGCGCAAGATGGGTGTATCCTCTGGGGAGCGCGAACTGTGATTCCTCCACCAGGACGGACAGCACTCTTGAAAGCGCTCCACCAGTCGCATCCAGGCATGTGTCGCATGAAGGCGCTGGCCAGGTCTTACATGTGGTGGCCACAGATGGACCAGGAAATAGAGAAAAAAGTGAGTAAGTGCCAAAAATGCCAAGAGAATAGAAAAGCACCaccaaatgcaccactgcacccATGGGAGTGGCCGGAGAGGCCATGGTTGCGCATCCATGTCGACTACGCAGGGCCATTCTTGGGGAAAATGTTCCTGATAATCGTTGACGCTCACTCCAAGTGGTTGGAGGTTTACCCCACAAATGGCAGTACAACCCAAACAACCATCGAGAAGTTACGCCAGTGCTTTGCAGCTCAAGGCCTTCCACAGATACTGGTCTCCGACAATGGCAGCTGCTTTACAAGCTCAGAATTCTGCCATTTCATGGCTCAAAATGGCATTCAGCATATAACATCGGCCCCATTCCATCCCTCCTCAAACGGGCTGGCCGAACGAGCAGTGCAGACTTTCAAGGAGGGAATGAAGAAAATGGAAGGGGGCAGCATTGAGGCACGGGTTTCCAAATTCTTATTTAGCTATCGCATTACACCACAGACCACTACTGGGCTATCACCAGCCGAAATGCTGATGAACAGGAGGCTGAGGTCTGCCTTTGACCTGTTAAAACCAGACATTAAGTCCAAGATCGAGCacaaacaaatgaaacaaaaggAGAACCATGACAAAACTGCTCGGCTGAGAAGATTTGGGACTGGGGATGCTGTGTACGCCAGGAATTATGGCCTGGGACCAAAATGGATACCTGCTACTGTAGAGTCACCAACGGGCCCTGTGTCCTACACTGTCATCCTGGGTAATGGCCAACGCATGAGGAGACATGTTGACCAGGTGAGGGCTCGTCATCCTGAGTCGTCACTGACCGTGGAAAGGACACCAGAACTTCCAGAGGCTCGCTCACCAGACGACGAGCCTGAAACATCTTCATGCCAGCCAGAGACAGCGCCGTCACCTCCTGGCCAGGTGAATCTGCAGGGTTCCGCGCCCGGACGACCAGACTCGCCTGCAGCCCCTTCAGCTGAGCTGCGCCGATCCACCAGGGATCGGGTGTCACCTCGATACTTGAAAGACTATGTTAGCTAG